The following coding sequences lie in one Capsicum annuum cultivar UCD-10X-F1 chromosome 5, UCD10Xv1.1, whole genome shotgun sequence genomic window:
- the LOC107871073 gene encoding putative lipase ROG1, producing MDEGEVEKNGGGVCSSETVNGGEDVFSCDESDASSVDHLVIMVHGILGSATDWKFGAEQFVRRLPDKVFVHCSERNMAKLTLDGVDVMGERLSEEVLEVIKRKPGLKKISFVSHSVGGLVARYAIGRLYRPPRMENIEDLSANACIERLKGCTIAGLEPINFITVATPHLASRGNKQVPFLFGLTALEKAAFHVIHWIFKRTGRHLFLCDNDEGRPPLLKRMVEDDGELHFMSALRSFKRRVAYSNVGYDHIVGWRTSSIRRNNELPKWEESLNEKYPHIVYEEHCKAYDGEQGESVVKEDDSLDKVEEELLTGLSKVSWDKVDVSFHMSRRKFAAHSVIQVKDPNMDAEGADVIQHMIDNFIV from the exons ATGGATGAAGGAGAAGTAGAGAAGAACGGAGGAGGAGTTTGCTCATCGGAAACTGTCAACGGCGGAGAAGATGTTTTCAGTTGCGATGAATCGGATGCTTCGTCAGTTGATCATCTTGTAATTATGGTCCACGGTATTCTCGGAAG CGCCACAGACTGGAAGTTTGGTGCTGAGCAATTTGTTCGGAGGCTTCCTGACAAAGTTTTTGTTCATT GTAGCGAACGTAATATGGCAAAACTAACATTGGATGGTGTTGATGTAATGGGTGAGAGATTGTCTGAGGAG GTTCTTGAAGTGATCAAGAGAAAGCCAGGTCTGAAGAAAATTTCTTTTGTGTCACACTCTGTGGGAGGGTTGGTGGCAAGATATGCCATTGGAAGGTTATATAGACCTCCTAGAATGGAAAATATTGAGGATTTATCAGCCAATGCATGTATAGAACGGTTGAAAGGTTGCACGATAGCTGGTTTGGAACCAATAAATTTTATCACCGTCGCCACACCTCATCTTGCTTCTAGGGGTAACAAGCAG GTGCCATTTCTTTTTGGTTTGACTGCCTTAGAGAAAGCTGCTTTCCATGTAATCCATTGGATATTTAAAAGAACAGGGCGGCACCTTTTTCTTTGTGATAATGATGAAGGGAGGCCTCCATTACTTAAACGCATGGTGGAAGACGATGGTGAACTACACTTCAT GTCTGCATTGCGTTCATTCAAGCGCCGGGTTGCATATTCAAATGTTGGCTATGACC ATATTGTTGGTTGGAGAACATCATCTATTAGACGTAATAATGAACTACCCAAG TGGGAAGAATCCTTGAATGAAAAGTATCCTCACATTGTCTACGAAGAACATTGCAAGGCATATGACGGTGAGCAGGGTGAGTCTGTTGTGAAGGAAGATGATTCTTTGGACAAGGTGGAAG AAGAACTGTTGACTGGTTTAAGTAAAGTATCATGGGATAAAGTGGATGTTAGCTTTCACATGAGCAGGCGTAAATTTGCTGCTCACAGTGTTATTCag GTGAAGGATCCAAATATGGATGCTGAAGGTGCTGATGTTATACAACATATGATTGATAACTTTATTGTGTAG